From Microbacterium sp. 10M-3C3:
AACCGCGCATCGTGCTCCTCGTCGACGGCTTCGGCGTGTTCAAGCAGGACTGGGAGACGGTCTCGGCGCGCGCGCCCTACTACGCCGTGTTCATGCGGATCCTCGGCGAGGGCCGCCCGCTCGGCGTGCACATCGTCGCGACGGCGGACCGCTACGGCTCCGTCCCCACCGCCGTCAGCGCGAACGTGAGCAAGCGCATCGTGCTGCGGATGGCCGACGAGGGGTCGTACTCGATCCTCGGCGTGCCGAAGGACGTCCTGAACGAGCGCAGCGTGCCGGGCCGGGCCATCGTCGACGGGCTGGAGACGCAGATCGGCGTCGTCGGCGGCACGACCAACGTGGCCGAGCAGAACGCCGCGGCGCAGGAGTTCGCCGAGCGTCTGCGTGCCGCGGGCGCGCCCGAGGCCGAGAACATCGGATCGCTGCCGACCGATCTCGATCCCGTGCGCCTGCCCGACCGCGTCGACGACATGCCTGTGCTGGGCATCGCGGACGACACCCTGGGCCCGCGGGGCTTCGAGCCGATCGGCACGTTCGTCATCGCCGGTCCGCCGCAGAGCGGCAAGACGACGGCCATGCGGGGGCTGATCACGGCGATGGAGCGCTTCGACCCTGCGGTCCGGATGCTGCACATCGGCGGACGCCGTGCCGTCCTGCGCGGCTTCCGGCCATGGCAGCGCACCGCCTCGTCCCCCGAGGACGTGCGCGCCCTCGCGAAGGAGCTCAAGGACATCGTCGCCGACGAGACCCTCACGACGCGGCTGATGATCGTCGTGGAGAACCTCACCGAGTACGCCGACACCGACGCCGAGCGTCCGCTGAAGGAGCTCTTCCAGGCCGTCAACCGCAGCGACCACTTTCTCGTCGGCGACGGCGACGTGTCGCAGTTCACGAGCAGCTACGGCCTCGTGGGCGAACTGAAGGCGTCGCGGCACGGCATCGCCCTGCGTCCCGAGACCTATGACGGCGACGCGCTGTTCAAGGTGCCGTTCCCGAAGGTCCAGCGTCATGAGTTCCCGCCCGGTCGCGGCCTGTTCGTCGAGAACGGCCGATCGGTGCTCGTGCAGCTGCCGCTCGTCGGTGAGTGACCGCACTATCCCCATGTCGGCTGGTGCGGCCGGCCGGTGCACGGGACGTCCCGCACTATCCCCAGGTGTGCGCGCAAGCCCTGATTCGGACCGCCGGTCTTGATTAGGATCGGTGGCGGCCGGGGGAGAACTCTCCGGTATCCCCTGAGACGGAAGGATGTGCTGTGTCGGATTTCAAGGCCTCGTACGGCGAGATGGAGTCGATGGCGGGAAAGCTCGACTCGGGTCGTGAGGAGATCGGCGACGTGCTGCGTCGCCTGAAGGACGACGTGGACCGCCTCCTCGGCGACGACTTTAAGACGCAGCACGCGTCGGGCAAGTTCGGCGAGGGGTACACGGAGCTGACCACGGGTCTGGAGAAGGCCATCGAGGGCATCTCGGACATGGGCGAGTCGCTGCGCAAGATGATGCAGGCGATCAAGGACACCGACCAGGCACTCGCCGGCAACTGATCATCCGATGACCGTGGGCGCGCCGGAGGGTGCGCCCACGGTCTCGTCCGGCGAAAGGAGTGGCGCGTGTCTGATGCGGGGATCGACGTCGATCTCGAGGACCTCGGGACGATGCGGGACAACCTGGCGAAGTTCATGGCCGAGTTCGACGATCTCGGCGACAACACCGACAAGGTCGAGGACGCGGTCGGCCGCCCGGCCGGCGACGGTCGCCTGCGCTCGAAGGTGGGCGACTTCGAGTCGGGGTGGAACGGCAACCGCGAGACCATCCGCGACTCCCTCGAGAACGTGCACGATCACCTGAAAGAGTTCATCGAAGGCCTGCAGAAGCAGGATCAGGCATTGGCGAGCGACGGATGAGCTACACCGGAGGGGGACTGAGCTCCCCGAACAAGCACTACGTCCTGACCGAACTGGACGGCGATCCCGACGACATCGAGTCAGCGGGCAACAGCTACAAGACGATCGGCGAGCAGCTCGAGTGGACGGCCACCGAGCTCGACAAGCTGTCGTCGGAGGAGCGCTACACCGCGAAGGGTCTCGACGCGATCCGCGAGTCGGCCGGCGAGCTGGCCGGTGAGCTGCACAAGGTCGCCAAGCGGTACTCGGGCACCGGCCCCGTGCTCGTCACGTACTCCGCTGCGCTCCGCACGGCCCGCAGCCAGACCGTCGACCCCCTCGTCTCGAAGATTCAGCAAGCGCATCAGGCGCATCAGCAGGCGCAGGAGAAGCTCGACGACGCCCACGACAAGGCCGACGACCTCGATCACACGATGCCGTGGGAGGACGACCCCACCGACGCGCAGAAGGCGGCGGCGGCCAGCGCCGTCAGCGACGCGGAGACGGCCGAAGGCACGGCGGCCAGCGCGCTCGACGACCTGTGGGTGTCGTTCGAGAGCGGGTACGGCGCCTGGGAGAGCGCGTACGACGACGCCGTATCCGGCGTCGAGCATGCGCTCGATGCGTCCGGCATCAACGACTCGTGGTGGGAGGACCTGCTCGACGGCATCGCGACCGTGGCCACGATCCTCGGCACGATCCTCGTCATCGCCGCCCTCGCGATCACCGGTCCGATCGCGGCCGTTCTGCTCGCGGTCGCGGCCGCCTTGAGCGCCATCGCCCTGATCGCGCACCTCACGATGATGGCGTGCGGATCCAAACGCGTGAGCATGACCGACATCCTGTTCGACGCGATCGGCGTCGTGCCGTTCCTCGGCGCCTTCGGCAAGGGTCTGCGCGCGGGCCAGGGCTTCGCGGGCGCCTTCCGCGGGGCCCTCGGGATGGGTGGTGCGACGCGGGCCACGATCACCGCCGGCCGCAACGCCGTGGCATCCGACATCCGGAGCATCGCGGGGGCCGGCGGACGCTACGGCGGGCGCGCCGCCCGTGAGGCGCGCGCTCCCGGCATCGCCGACGACTTCCTGAACTCCGTGACGTCCAACTGGGGACGCAGCACGTGGAACGCGCTGCGCTACGGCGGCACGCGACTCGACGGACAAGCGGCCACGCTGGCGGAGCGCATGGCCAGCGCCTGGCCCGGCGGCCGGATCGGTCCTGCCAGTCGCAACTGGCTGGGAGATCTCGCCAACCCCGGACCGCTCCTGCAGGGCACCAACGTCTGGAACGCCGGCTACGGCGTCTACCAGTCCGCGCAGGGCCTCGGTGTACCTCTGCCGGACATGCCGGACTTCGTGCCGAACCCGTTCCGATGACCGCGATCAAGGGGAAGGCCTGACCCGTGCCTGCCGTGCCGTTCACCACGCCGTACGACCCGGACCGCTGGATCCACGTGCCGCTGGACTACGTCGACAGCCCCTGGGCGGACGCCGGTGAGTGGGCTGCGTGGGTCGCCGATGCCGCGCTGCGGGATCGGGAGGGGGGTGAGGCGGTCCGCGACGCCGTCCGCGAGGAGGCGCTCTCGGTCGCCCTCTTCCCCGCCGAACACGTCTCCTTCCGCTTCTGGCACTATCCGAACGACGCCGAGCCCAGCGGGTTCGCCGACATCTTCGTCCAGGCCCGTGAGGACGACGGCACGTCACCCGCCGACCTGCTGCCCGAACTCGCGATGACGGCGGTGACGCCGGCGCTGACCGACGTCGAGGCGGCCGGTCAGCGTGCGGCGGTGCGGCGCCTCTCGCTCGGGGTCGTCGCTCGGCCCGGCACCGACGGAGAGCCGATGCTCGTCCCGAAGGCGGAGTACCTGGGTGTCACTGCGGGCTGGGTGACGTACGTGCTCTCCGTGGACTTCGACGTCAACGCGCTCGAGGGACGCCTGGACGATCTGGACGCACTCTTCGCGGGCATCGAGTTCGCGTCGGCGACCGCTTCATGAGCGCGGTCGACGCGGCCGCGCGCGCCCGCATCGAGCGACTCGTCGACGCCGCCGACTACCGCGACGGCGAGAGCGCCCTCGCCGACGCATCCCGCGTCGCGTTCCTCGCCGCGGTTCCCGGAGCCGAGCGCGACCGCGAGGCCACGCGGCGCGCGGCGGTCGAGCAGTGCAACGCCCGGCGCGGCGCGACCGCCGCGGCCTCGCGGGACGCGAGGACCTGGCACCGCGTGCTCCTCATCGCCGCGATCGTGCTCGCGGCGCTCGCCGTGGCGCTGGTCGCCATCAGCCCGCGCACCGGCGGCCCCGCGCTCGAGCTTCAGGTCGGGATGCCGTTCGCGGGTGTCATCGCCCTGATCTCGGTGGGCATCCTGTGGTGGCTCGAGCCGCTGCGCGCCAGCGGCGCGCTGTGGGGCGCGGCAGCACCCGCCCGCATCCACCTGGTCGTGGGCATCCTGCTCCTGCTCTTCGCCGCGTCGGTGCCCGCCTTCCGCTGGTCCGAGGTCGACGACACCGACCCGTGGCCGGTCGTCCTCGGGCTGGCGGGATTCGTCGTCGCGGGCGTCGGCGCCATCGTGCTGTACGTGCGTGCCCGCCGCGCGGGGACAGCTCCGACCGCGCCCTCGATCGGGTCGGGGCTCGCCGACCCCGCCGACACCACGAGCGTGCTCGACGCCCTCGACCGGTGGTGGGCGCAGCAGGAGCCGGTCGCCGAGCGGCACCGCAACGACGTGATCGCGGTTCGCGCACTCGTCCTGGACTACCTCGTGCGCACGCGTCTCGCCGACGAGCGGCGTGCGCGTGCCGTCGGCGCCGATCCGACACTCGGCCCCTGGAAGGAGCGGCGACCGTGAGCACGCTGCGCGAAGAGCTGACCGGAGCCGTCCGGCCCACCCTCTATTCCATCCTCCTCCCGCCGGGATGGCGGAAGGTGGCGCCCGCCGAGCTCGCGAGCGAGGACGCCGCGGCGCCGTCCCTCGCGGCGATGCGCGCGGCAGGTCGCCCCGAGCTGATCCTGCAGGTGCGGGGCATGCTCTCGCGGTTCCGGGCCGCGCTGCGCGACTCGCGGGCGTTCGACGCCTACCTGCCGCCGGCCGTCGACGGCGTCATGCTGCCGGCGGGCCTCTTGGTGGCCCCGTTCGTGCTGCCGAGCGGTGTCGACTGGGACGCGGCCGCCTCGCGCATGGCGAAGGGCGCCGAGGTCGAGCGGCCCGAGGGCACCGAGACGTCGATGCTGGTGTGGCGCCGCGCCGAGAAGGTGGCCGATGACGCCGCGACGCTCGTCGGCCGTACCAGCCACTACCTCGTGCCGGTCGACGAGCCGGACACGCGTCGGGCGCTGCACTTCCAGTACACGGTCCTCGTGGCCGACTCCGCACAGATCGCGGATGCGGTCGACACGCTGGAAGGTCTCGGCGACCTGATGATGGCGACCATGCGGTGGCGCCCGACCCCTGCGTGACGCCGCCCGAGGATGCAGCCCGAGACGACGTGGAGCGCCGTCGCGGGTCTTCGTCGCGGAGGGGGTCATCCGGCCGGGCGTCGCGCGGCGCCTTCGACGCAAGGGGGCGCACGCCGTGTGGGCGGGCGACGCGAGCTGATCGCGCTGCATCCGCTCGTTTGCCCGCACCCCGAAAAGGCGCGTATCATTGAGCGGGTGTGCGTTCACGCGCGCCGTGCGTCATGCCTTCGGGCGTGCCGTCCGGGGTAACGTGCGCACCATCTCAGGGCACGGCCTGCGAACAGGCCACCCCCACGGCATATCCACCAGAATCCCGCGTCAGACATTCTGTCGCGCCGGTGGATCCGCGTGAGCCCGCCACGTCATGAATCGCAAGATCCGGATGCGGCGGGGGAGACCACGACGCTGTCACCGTGCAGCACTATCAAGGAGAGAACGTGCCAACCATTCAGCAGTTGGTTCGCAAGGGGCGCTCGCCGAAGGTCGCCAAGACCAAGGCGCCGGCGCTCAAGTCGAACCCGCAGCAGGCCGGTGTCTGCACCCGCGTGTACACGACCACCCCGAAGAAGCCCAACTCGGCGATGCGCAAGGTCGCCCGTGTCAAGCTCCGCAACGGCACCGAGGTCACCGCGTACATCCCGGGCGAGGGCCACAACCTGCAGGAGCACTCGCTCGTGCTGGTGCGCGGCGGCCGTGTGAAGGACCTTCCCGGCGTCCGCTACAAGATCGTCCGTGGCGCCCTGGACACCCAGGCCGTGAAGAACCGTAAGCAGGCTCGCAGCCGCTACGGCGCGAAGAAGGGCTGAGAACCATGCCTCGTAAGGGTCCCGCCCCGAAGCGTCCCGTCGTCAACGACCCGGTGTACGGCGCTCCCGTCGTCACGCAGCTCGTCAACAAGATCCTCATCGACGGTAAGAAGTCGCTGGCCGAGTCGATCGTCTACGACGCCCTCCGCGGTGTCGAGGCGAAGAACGGCCAGGACGCCGTCGCCACCCTCAAGAAGGCGCTGGACAACGTCCGGCCCACGCTCGAGGTCAAGTCGCGCCGCGTCGGCGGTTCGACCTACCAGGTGCCGGTGGAGGTCAAGCCCCACCGCGCCAACACGCTCGCCCTGCGCTGGCTCGTGAGCTACGCGAAGGGTCGTCGTGAGAAGACCATGACCGAGCGCCTCCAGAACGAGATCCTGGACGCCTCGAACGGCCTGGGTGCCGCGGTCAAGCGCCGCGAGGACACCCACAAGATGGCCGAGTCGAACCGCGCCTTCGCGCACTACCGCTGGTAACCCGCGTCGGGTCCGGGGCCGGTGACCGCCGGCTCCGGACCCGCGCGAGGCAGCACACCACCTCACAACAGGTAAGGAACAGACCCCGTGGCACAAGAAGTGCTCACCGACCTCAACAAGGTCCGCAACATCGGCATCATGGCGCACATCGATGCCGGCAAGACGACGACGACCGAGCGCATCCTCTTCTACACGGGCGTCAACCACAAGATCGGCGAGACGCACGACGGCGCTGCCACCACCGACTGGATGGAGCAGGAGCAGGAGCGCGGCATCACGATCACGTCGGCCGCTGTGACGTGCTTCTGGGAAGGCACCCAGATCAACATCATCGACACGCCCGGCCACGTCGACTTCACGGTCGAGGTCGAGCGGTCGCTGCGCGTCCTCGACGGCGCGGTCGCCGTCTTCGACGGCAAGGAGGGCGTCGAGCCCCAGTCCGAGACGGTGTGGCGTCAGGCCGACAAGTACAACGTCCCCCGCATCTGCTTCGTCAACAAGATGGACAAGCTCGGCGCGGACTTCTACTTCACCGTCGACACGATCGTGAACCGCCTCAAGGCCAAGCCGCTCGTCCTGCAGATCCCGATCGGCGCCGAGAACGACTTCGTCGGCGTCATCGACCTCGTCTACATGCGCGCCCTGGTGTGGCCCGGCGACGCCAAGGGCGACGTGACGATGGGCGCCAAGTACGAGATCCAGGAGATCCCGGCCGACCTCGCCGACAAGGCGGCGGAGTACCGCGAGAAGCTCCTCGAGACCGTCGCCGAGTCCGACGACGCGCTGCTGGAGAAGTACTTCGGCGGCGAGGAGCTCACCCCCGAGGAGATCAAGGCCGCCATCCGCAAGATGACGATCAACTCCGAGGTCTACCCGGTGCTGTGCGGCTCGGCGTTCAAGAACCGCGGCGTGCAGCCGATGCTCGACGCGGTCGTGGACTACCTGCCCTCGCCGCTGGACGTGCCCGCGATCGAGGCGCACGACCCGAAGAACGAAGAGACCATCATCGAGCGCCACCCCGACCGGGAGGAGCCGTTCGCGGCCCTGGCGTTCAAGATCGTCTCGCACCCGTTCTTCGGTCGCCTCACCTACATCCGCGTGTACTCCGGTCACCTGGACTCCGGCGCCCAGGTCGTGAACTCGACCAAGGGCAAGAAGGAGCGCATCGGGAAGATCTTCCAGATGCACGCCAACAAGGAGAACCCGGTCGACTCGGTCACCGCCGGTCACATCTACGCGGTCATCGGCTTGAAGGACACCACCACCGGTGACACCCTCTCGGACGCCGCCGCGCAGGTCGTGCTGGAGTCGATGACCTTCCCGGAGCCCGTGATCGAGGTCGCGATCGAGCCCAAGACCAAGGCCGACCAGGAGAAGCTGGGTGTCGCCATCCAGAAGCTCGCCGAGGAGGACCCGACGTTCCGCGTGGAGCAGAACGCCGAGACCGGCCAGACGGTCATCAAGGGCATGGGCGAGCTGCACCTCGACATCCTCGTGGACCGCATGAAGCGCGAGTTCAAGGTCGAGGCCAACGTCGGCAAGCCGCAGGTGGCGTACCGCGAGACGATCAAGAAGGCCGTCGAGCGTCACGACTACACGCACAAGAAGCAGACCGGTGGGTCGGGTCAGTTCGCGAAGATCCAGTTCGCGCTCGAGCCGCTCGAGGTCACGGCCGACAAGACGTACGAGTTCGAGAACAAGGTCACCGGTGGCCGCATCCCGCGCGAGTACATCGAGCCGACCAACCAGGGCTTCCAGGACGCGATGAACGTCGGCGTGCTCGCGGGCTACCCGATGGTCGGCGTCAAGGCGATCCTCATGGACGGCGCGTCGCACGACGTCGACTCGTCGGAGATGGCGTTCAAGATCGCCGGCTCGATGGGCTTCAAGGAGGCCGTGCGCAAGGCGAACCCGGTGATCCTCGAGCCGATCATGGCCGTCGAGGTGCGCACGCCCGAGGAGTACATGGGCGACGTCATCGGCGACCTGAACTCCCGCCGCGGCCAGATCCAGTCGATGGAGGACGCGGCCGGCGTGAAGGTCGTCCGCGCGAACGTCCCGCTGTCGGAGATGTTCGGCTACATCGGCGACCTGCGCTCGAAGACCTCGGGCCGTGCCGTCTACTCCATGGAGTTCGACAGCTACGCCGAGGTGCCGCGCGCCGTCGCGGACGAGATCGTCCAGAAGACCAAGGGCGAGTAACGCCGCCCTGGATGCCGGGGCTCCGCCCGCGGGCGGACTCCCGGCATCCACCCCAACTCAATACCGACTCTCTAGTAATCTGAGAACCATCCCCGTAGACGACCGGTCGCAATCCAGCGCCCGGAACCTCTACACGACGTCCTGAGGAGGACCCAGTGGCTAAGGCCAAGTTCGAGCGGACCAAGCCGCACGTGAACATCGGAACGATCGGTCACGTCGACCACGGCAAGACCACGCTCACCGCCGCGATCTCGAAGGTGCTCGCCGACAAGTACCCGTCGGCCACCAACGTGCAGCGCGACTTCGCGTCGATCGACTCCGCTCCCGAGGAGCGCCAGCGCGGCATCACGATCAACATCTCGCACGTCGAGTACGAGACCCCCAAGCGTCACTACGCCCACGTCGACGCCCCCGGTCACGCCGACTACATCAAGAACATGATCACGGGTGCCGCCCAGATGGACGGCGCGATCCTCGTGGTCGCGGCCACCGACGGCCCGATGGCGCAGACGCGCGAGCACGTGCTGCTCGCCAAGCAGGTCGGCGTGCCCTACCTGCTCGTCGCGCTGAACAAGGCCGACATGGTCGACGACGAGGAGATCCTGGAGCTCGTCGAGCTCGAGGTCCGCGAGCTGCTGTCGTC
This genomic window contains:
- the rpsL gene encoding 30S ribosomal protein S12; this encodes MPTIQQLVRKGRSPKVAKTKAPALKSNPQQAGVCTRVYTTTPKKPNSAMRKVARVKLRNGTEVTAYIPGEGHNLQEHSLVLVRGGRVKDLPGVRYKIVRGALDTQAVKNRKQARSRYGAKKG
- the rpsG gene encoding 30S ribosomal protein S7 → MPRKGPAPKRPVVNDPVYGAPVVTQLVNKILIDGKKSLAESIVYDALRGVEAKNGQDAVATLKKALDNVRPTLEVKSRRVGGSTYQVPVEVKPHRANTLALRWLVSYAKGRREKTMTERLQNEILDASNGLGAAVKRREDTHKMAESNRAFAHYRW
- the fusA gene encoding elongation factor G; translation: MAQEVLTDLNKVRNIGIMAHIDAGKTTTTERILFYTGVNHKIGETHDGAATTDWMEQEQERGITITSAAVTCFWEGTQINIIDTPGHVDFTVEVERSLRVLDGAVAVFDGKEGVEPQSETVWRQADKYNVPRICFVNKMDKLGADFYFTVDTIVNRLKAKPLVLQIPIGAENDFVGVIDLVYMRALVWPGDAKGDVTMGAKYEIQEIPADLADKAAEYREKLLETVAESDDALLEKYFGGEELTPEEIKAAIRKMTINSEVYPVLCGSAFKNRGVQPMLDAVVDYLPSPLDVPAIEAHDPKNEETIIERHPDREEPFAALAFKIVSHPFFGRLTYIRVYSGHLDSGAQVVNSTKGKKERIGKIFQMHANKENPVDSVTAGHIYAVIGLKDTTTGDTLSDAAAQVVLESMTFPEPVIEVAIEPKTKADQEKLGVAIQKLAEEDPTFRVEQNAETGQTVIKGMGELHLDILVDRMKREFKVEANVGKPQVAYRETIKKAVERHDYTHKKQTGGSGQFAKIQFALEPLEVTADKTYEFENKVTGGRIPREYIEPTNQGFQDAMNVGVLAGYPMVGVKAILMDGASHDVDSSEMAFKIAGSMGFKEAVRKANPVILEPIMAVEVRTPEEYMGDVIGDLNSRRGQIQSMEDAAGVKVVRANVPLSEMFGYIGDLRSKTSGRAVYSMEFDSYAEVPRAVADEIVQKTKGE
- a CDS encoding WXG100 family type VII secretion target: MSDFKASYGEMESMAGKLDSGREEIGDVLRRLKDDVDRLLGDDFKTQHASGKFGEGYTELTTGLEKAIEGISDMGESLRKMMQAIKDTDQALAGN